TCCGGCACCAGCTACAGCGACCCAGGCCTGACCTTCAAGGCCGTGGCGGGCACCATCATCGGCGACATCACCGCGCCGACGGCCTGCTTCCCCAACCCCAGCCCGGTCTTCACCACGACGACGATCGGCTGACCGTCCGGGCCACCCCGTGGGGCCCACACCCACGGGGTGGCCCGCGTAACAGCGGCGGCGCGCGGCGAGTGTGCAAGGGTGTCGGTCATGGCTGACGAACTGGTGCACTACGACGTGGTGGGCGGCACCGCCACGATCACCCTGGACTCCCCGCACAACCGCAACGCGCTTTCGGCGCAGCTGCGCCGCGAACTGTCTTCCTCGCTGGCCGCCGCGGCGGCCGACGATGCCGTGCGGGTGATCGTGCTGACCCACACGGGCCCGGTGTTCTGCGCGGGGATGGACCTCAAGGAGGCTCGCGGCGCCGGCGCGGGCGACCAGGGCGTGAACGAGTTCCCGAAGATCCTCGAGCAGCTGTGGACCAGCCCGAAGCCGGTGGTCGCCCGCCTGGCCGGCCCCGCCCGGGCAGGCGGCATCGGCATGGTGGCGGCGTGCGACATCGCGGTGGCCGTGCCGGAAGCGACGTTCGCCTTCTCGGAGGTCCGCATCGGCGTGGTCCCGGCGGTCATCTCGCTGACGGTCCTCCCCCGGCTGAACACCCGCGCGGCGCACGAACTGTTCCTGACGGGCGACACGTTCGACGCGCGCCGCGCGGTGGAGATCGGCCTGCTGAACTCCGCGACCTCCGATCTCGACGCCGAAGTGGCCCGGTTCGTCAAGGCGCTGGCGGCGGGCGGGCCGAAGGCGCTGGCCGAGACGAAGGCACTGCTGAGCCGCCCCCGCCCGGCGACGCCGTCGGAGGGGTTCGAGGAGATGCTCGGGCTGTCGGCGAAGTTCTTCGCGAGCGAAGAAGGCCAGGAGGGCATCCTGGCCTTCGCCCAGAAGCGCAAGCCGAACTGGGTCCCCCAGGACTGAACCGCCCCAATGTGGCGTTGGTTGCGTCCCACGCACCCAATGTGGCGTTCGGTGCGCCCCACGCACCCAACGCCACATTGGGGCGCTGCTGCCGAAGGCCACTGCCGAGCGCGACCGCCCCCGGCCGGTCATCCGCACGGTCAAGCCCGCGGGACGCCGCTCAGGCGTCCGGCAGCACGACGGTGAGCCGCCACGAACCGGCGCTGCGCCCGCTCGGGCCGAGCGCGCGCTGCGCGTCGGAGAGCACGCTGCGGATCGCCAGGTACGTCTTGGGTTCGGCCTTGCGCAGCGCGTCCGAGCCCGGCCAGATCAGCACGTGCTCCCCCGGCGGCAGCCAGGAAAGGTCGGTCAGGCAGTCGTACAGCGCGTCGAGGTTGTGGCCGAAGTAGTCCGGAAAGGACAGTGCGGCGGCGAACGCGCTCAGCGTGCTGGCCTTGTCCACGGTCGGGTGCGAGTTCACCAGGTGCGGGTACGCGCCCCGGCCGAAGGCCTCTTCCGCGGCGGCCTTCGCCTGCTCCGAGGCGCTCATCGGGCCGGGTCCACGACGACGAACGACGCGTAGTGGTCGCCGGTGTAGTACAGCTCGTGCGCCTGCCCCGTGATCAGCCGCCGCGCGCCGCGGTCGGCACTGCCCGGGGTCTTCACGGTGTACTCGTGGTAATAGCCGGACTTCTTGCCGGGCAACCGCTTCTCGCGGTTCTCGAACACGACGTCGTCGTTGCGCGGGTACGGGTACGGCCCGCCCTTTTCGATCAGCTTCCACGTGTCCCCGGCCTGCGGGGGCAACGCCGAGAGCGCCTTGACCGGCAGCCCGGAGTCCGCGCCCGGCACGGCCGCACCGCCCTTGGCCGGCGCGCTCGCCGACGTGCCCGGCGTGCCGCTCGGGGCAGGGGTCGCCGGGGAGCCGTCGCTGACGACGTCCTTGACCAGCCAGCCCCCGAGAACCAGCACGAGGAGCCCGATCAGGGCGGCGGTGATCCGCCTTCGGTTGAACATGGTGCGCCAGCCTAGGACGGGGTGTCGGAGCGGTCGTCGTCACGCCCGGGCGCGAGCCGGCGGGCGAACAGCCCGACGAGCTTGTCGAGAACCCACGCGGCGGCCAGGCACAGCGGCACGACGACCACCATGACCAGCACGAACTGGACCGGGAACCAGGCCTGGGCGAGCCACAGCTCGACCCCGTCCCACCAGTCGGCAAGCCCGTTGAACACGGTGTGAGCCTACGCGCGCTCTGCTGCCCCCGCGTGCCAGGGGCGGTACGTTGCAGGACATGTTCGCCGTGTACGCGCAGGAACCCAACGCCGACAGCCCCCTGGACTCGCTCGTCGTCGGCGAGCGACCCGAACCCGATGTGCCGGACGGCTGGGTCCGCGTGCACGTCAAGGCGGCCAGCCTCAACATGCACGACCTCTGGACGCTGCGGGGTGTGGGGATCAAGCCCGAGCAGTTCCCGATGATCCTCGGCTGCGACGGCGCCGGGACCCTCGACGACGGCTCCGAGGTCGTGCTCCACTCCGTGATCAACGCGCCGGGCTGGCAGGGCGACGACACCCTCGACCCGAAGCGGACGCTGCTCACCGAGAAGCACCAGGGCACCTTCGCCGACCAGGTCGTCGTGCCGGCCCGCAACGTCGTCCCGAAGCCCGCCGCGCTCAGCTTCGCCGAGGCCGCCACGATGGGCACGGCGTGGCTGACCGCCTACCGGATGCTCTTCGTGAAGTCGGGGCTGCGGCCGGGCCAGACGATGCTGGTGCAGGGCGCCTCCGGCGGCGTCTCGACGGCGCTGGTGCAGCTCGGCCGCGCGGCCGGGTTCCGGGTCTGGGTGACCGGCCGCAGCGAGGAGAAGCGCGCGCTCGCTTCGAGCCTCGGCGCCCACCAGACGTTCGAATCGGGCGCCCGGCTGCCCGAGCGCGTCGACGCCGTGTTCGAGACCGTCGGCAAGGCGACCTGGTCACATTCGGTCAAATCGCTCAAACCGGGCGGGATCATCGTGGTCTCCGGCTCGACCAGCGGCCCCGACGCGAACGCGGAGCTGCAGCGCGTGTTCTTCCTCCAGCTGCGCGTCGCCGGGTCGACCATGGGCACCCGCGACGAGCTCACGGACCTGCTCGCCTACCTCGACCTGACCGGGGTGCGACCCCAGATCGGCGCCGAACTGCCCTTCACCGAGGCCCCTAAGGGGTTCCGGGCGATGCTCGACGGCGACACCGCCGGCAAGATCGTCTTCACCCGCTAGAGGGCCGCTGAGCTGGGCGGATCACCTTGTTCCGCCCGGCTCGCCATCTGGTGAATCTCTAACGTACTCAGTTCGAGATCTGGTCGTTAGCACCTAAAATCGACCAAAACCCAATGCCCGCAAGCTAATCTGTAGTCATGACCGCAACGAAGCGGCCCGCCTCGGCTGGACCGGGCGGCCGGTCCAGCAGCGACCCGGACCCGATCCGGGTCTCCTTCCGGCGTTACGCCGGCGTCCGCACCCGCGTCCTGGAGGTCGGAGACCTCACCCCGGACCCGGAACTCCCCCGTCGCTCGCTGCGCCGCCGCGCGGCCACGCCCCACGTCCGGCCGAGCGCGCCGCGCCTGGTGCTGCTGCACGGCTACTGCGACAGCGCCGACACCTGGCGCCCCGCCCTGGAGCAGCTCGCGGCCGCCGGGATCCCCGCCGTCGCGGTCGATCTGCCCGGGTTCGGGGACGCGCAGCCACTGCGACCCGGCCCGATGCTGCCCCAGCTCGACGCGTTCGCCACCGCCGTCGTCCGCGAGCAGGCCGTGCTCGGCTCGGTCGTGCTGGCCGGCAACTCCCTCGGCGGCACCATGAGCCTGCGCGCGGCGCAGAACGGCCGCCTGCCGATCTCCGGCGTCGTCTCGATCGCCGCGCCCGGCTTCGTCGACTCGTGGCTGATCCGGACCGTCGCGCGCTACCCGCTGCCGCTGCGGCTGTACTCGGCGCTGCCGGTCCCGGTGCCGGGCTTCCTGGTGCGCAAGGTCGCCGAGCAGGTCGTCCCGCGGCTGCTCTACGCCGACTCCGCCGCGGCCGACGCGCTGCAGGTGCAGCGCTTCACCGCGCTCTTCCCGGACTACCGTGCGACCAAGAGCCGGCTGGAGCAGGCCCGGCAGCTCGTCGCGGAGCTGGCCGACGCCTACCGGCTCGAGTCGGTGAAGGTGCCGCTGCTGGTCGTCGCGTGCGGCAAGGACAAGCTCGTCACCGCCGCGTCCGGGCGTCAGCTGCACACGCTGGTGCCGCACAGCAGGCTGCTGGTCCGCGAGGACTGGGGGCACTGCCCGCAGCTGGACGACCCGGTGGAGATCTCGGAGCTGCTCACCTACTTCGCGGCGAGCGCGGTCCGGACCACCCAGGCCAAGCGGGCCGCGGCGACGGCGTCGGAGACCGTGAGCGAGGACACCGCGGCGGGCTGACGCGCTCAGGCTGTACCCGCGCGGAGTTGGCGGTAGGTTCCCGCGTTGGGTCCGTGATCCGGGCCCGTCCACCGCGACGTTCGGGAGACGATGACGTCCGCTCCAGGAGGCTTGGGTTCCAGCTCCGGCATCTTCCGGCGCAAGCCGATCGACCAGATCCAGGACACTTCGGAAAGCGGTGGCCTGAAACGCACCCTGGGCCTGTGGCAGCTGACCGCCATCGGCATCGGCGGCATCATCGGCGCCGGGATCTTCGCCCTCGCCGGCAGCGTCGCGCACGGCGACGACTCGGCCGGCATCGCCGGCGTCGGCCCGGCCGTGCTGATCTCGTTCCTCATCGCCGGCGTCGCGAGCGCCGCGGCCGCGTTCTCCTACGCCGAGTTCGCCGGCCTGATCCCCAAGGCCGGTTCGGCCTACACGTACGGGTACGCGGTGCTCGGCGAGGTCGTCGGCTGGTTCATCGGCTGGGACCTGCTGCTGGAGTACACGGCGATCGTCTCGGTGGTGGCGATCGGCATCTCCGGCTACTTCAGCTTCCTGCTCGGCCAGCTCGGCCTCGACCTGCCCGCCTGGATGCTCGGCGCGCCCGGCACCGGGCCGGGCCACAAGGTCGACCTGTTCGCCGCGCTGCTGTGCCTGCTGATCGCATACCTGCTCAACCGCGGCATCCGCAGCGCCGCCCGGGTCGAGACGGTGATGGTCGGGATCAAGGTCCTGATCGTGCTGGTGGTCATCCTGGTCGGCTTCTTCTACGTCAAGACGGGCAACTACACGCCCTTCGCCCCGGCCGGCTTCGGCGGCGCGGTGACCGGCGCGGCCACGGTGTTCTTCGCCGTCTTCGGCTACGACGCGATGTCGACCGCGGCCGAGGAGTCCAAGGACGCGCAGCGGCACATGCCCAAGGCGATCCTCTACTCGCTGGCCATTTCGATGGTGCTGTACGTGCTGGCCTGCCTGGTGCTGACCGGCATGCAGAAGTACACCGAGATCGACCCGAAGAGCGGCTTCTCGACGGCGTTCAAGTCGGTCGGCCTCTCCGGGCTGGCCACGGTGATCGCGATCGGCGCCATCGTCGGCATCCTCACCGTGCTGTTCACGTTCCTGATGGGCGCCACCCGCGTCGGCTACTCGATGAGCCGCGACGGCCTGCTCCCGGCGTGGTTCGGCAAGACGAACCAGAAGCGCCAGGTGCCGAGCCGGATGACGTGGATCCTGGGTGGCGCGTCCGCGATCATCGCCGGGGTGCTGCCGATCGGCGAGGCCGCGGAGCTGACGAACATCGGCATCCTGCTCGCGTTCGTCGTCGTGTGCGTCGCGGTGATCGTGCTGCGCTACAAGCAGCCGAACCTGCCGCGGACGTTCAAGACGCCGGGCATGCCGGTGGTCCCCGCGATCGGCGTCGTGTTCTCGATCTGGCTGATCACGTTCCTGCAGCCGGCGACCTGGATCCGGTTCGCCGTCTGGTTCGCCATCGGCATGGTCATCTACTTCCTCTACAGCCGGCGGCACTCGCTGCTGAACCGCACCGGCGTCCAGGTCGAGAAGACGGACTAGTGGCGCGCGGCTGAGGGTCGTCGACACCGGCCCGGCCCTGGTCCGGCGACATGAATGAGTCATTCATGTCGCCGGACGAGGTGAATGGGTCATTCACTGCATCGCGGCCGGAGCCTGCACGGGCCGGGGCTCTCACGGGCGCAGCAACGCGCGACACTAACGGAGCCGGTCGAGGCGGGCGGCGGCGTCGCGCGCCTCGACCTTCAGCCGTTCGAGGATGACCGCGGCCGACGCGTCGTAGGCGAGCGGATAGGTCTGGCCGGCCCACAGCGAGATCGCCTCCGGGTCGCCGGCCTTCGCCGACGCCTTGCGCACCGGGCCCGCGAGGTGGTTGAGCTGCGGGTAGGCCGCGGGCGCGCCCTCGGACAGCGCGTCCATGAACTTGTTGACCAGCCCGCGCGCCGGGCGGCCGCTGAAGGCGCGTGTGAACGCCGTCTCGCGCTCGGCGAGCGCCAGCGCCTTGCGGTGGGCCTCGGAGGTCCCGGCTTCGTCGGCGCGCAGGAAGACCGTGCCCAGCTGGGCGGCGACGGCTCCGGCGGCGAGCACGGCGGCGACGTCCGCGCCGTGCACCAGGCCCCCGGCCGCGATCAGCGGCAGGTCGACGCGGGCGGCGACGAGCCGCAGCAACGCGAGGACGCCGTACTCGGCGCCGCCGCCGGGCAGGTTCGCGTCGTCGGTGAACAGGGAGCGGTGCCCGCCCGCTTCGAAGCCCTGGAGGACGAGGGCGTCGGCGCCGAGGTCCGCGGCCCGCCGCGCGGCCTCCGGGGTGGTCACGGTGACGACGACCGTGCTGCCGGCCTCCTTCAGCCGCAGCACGTCCGACGGCGAAGGCGGCCCGAAGGTGAACGACACCACGGGAACGCGCTTTTCGAGCACGACGTCCAGCTTCGCGGGGTACGCGTCGTCGTCCCACTTCGCTTCGCCGAGTTCGACGTCGTACTCGCGGGCGAAGGCCTGCAGGCGCTCGCGGTGCGCGGAGACGTCGGCGCCGGTGTCGGGCTGCGGGACGAACAGGTTGACGCCGAACTCTCGGCCGGTCAGCTCCCGCGTGCGGTCGAACTGCGCGGCGAGCGCCGCGGGCGTGAGCATGCCGGCCGAGAGGAAGCCGAAGCCGCCGGCCTCGGTGACCGCGGCGACCAGCTCGGGCGTGGTCGGCCCGCCCGCCATCGGGGCGGCGATGACGGGGAACGTCAGCTCGTCGAACATGCCCCGACCCTAACGGTCTCAGTCCGGCAGCAGCATGGTGTAGAGCTTCTTGATGCGTCCGTCCTCGACGAGGGCGACGTCGATCCCGCGCACGACCGGCGGCGCGCCCTCCGGGCCGAAAGCCCAGGCCAGGTGGCCCAGGTCGTGGTTGACCAGCACCGGGCCGGCCGCGGAGAACACGAATCCCGGCGACTGGTCCAGCAGGCCCTTGGCCTTGGCGTCCAGCTCGTCGTGCCCGGCCGCCACCCCTTCGGGATCGGCGAACGTGACGTCGGCCGCATAGGTCGCGGCGATCGCCTTCGCGCGGCGGCCCTCGTCACGTTCGTTGAAGACCTGGAGCAGGTTGGCTTCCATCAGCTCGGCCACCGTCGCCATCGCGCACCCCTTTTCTCGAGCGGACCGGCCGCCATATTACGTGAAATGTCACGCAACCGGGGTCAGGGGTGGTCGTTCGGCCGGGGAAGGCTGCCGTGCTCGACCAGCGCGTCGTAGACGCGCTCGAGCGAAGCGGCCAGCCGAGGCATCTCGCCGGGCTCGAGCGCGTCCAGGAAAGCCCTGCGCACGAACTCGACGTGGTCCGGTGCGGCTCGGCGCAGCGCCGCCCAGCCGGCCTCGGACAGCACCACGTCGACGACCCGGCGGTCCTCGGAGTTGGCACCGGTTTCCACCAGACCGCGCTCACGCATCCGCTTCAGGTGGTGCGAGAGCCGGCTGCGCTCCCAGCCGATCCGGATCGCGAGGCCGGTGATCCGCATCCGGCCGCCGGGCTCGCTCGTCAGGGCGACCAGCACGTGGTAGTCGGCGAGCGAGAGACCGCTGTCCTCGCGCAACTGCCGGTTCAGCTCGTACTCCAGCCGGAGATGCACCTTCATGTACGCGTACCAGACGGCCGTCTCGTCGCCCGAAAGCAGCGCGAACGGCGATCCCGGCTCGAAATCCCGCGTCACGGCGCGAGCTTAACCACCCACTCTGGTCTAGACCATCACGGGCGGAAATGCGACGATCCGGGCAGGCGCGACGGCGATGTCGCGCCCTTCCCGCCAGGAGGTCCCGGTGAAGACTCCCTTCGCGCGGCGGCTCGGCCGCGCGCTCGCCGTGCTGGCTTTGATCGGCGCCAGTACGACCGCCGCCCAGCTCACCCCGGCCGCGGCGGCGACGCCGGCGCTGCAGTCGATCGTGCCCGTGCCGGCTTCGGTGACCCCGGCGGCCGGAGTCGCCTTCCCGCTGGTTTCGACGACGAAGATCGTCACCGAGGCCGGCTCGGCGCCGGCCAAGGACGTCGGCACCTACCTGGCCGGCGTGCTGCGGCCGTCGACCGGCTTCGCGCTGCCGGTGTCCGACGCCCCGGCGTCCGTGCCGTCCGACAGCATCGCGCTGCTGCTGAGCGGCGCGCCCGCCTCCGTCGGCGCGCAGGGCTACCAGCTCGTGTCGACGGCGTCCTCGGTCACCGTGCGCGCCCAGACGGCCGACGGGCTCTTCGCCGGCGTCCAGACGCTGCGGCAACTGCTGCCGGGCCGCATTGAAAGCCCTTCGCTTCAGACGGGCCCGTGGACCGTCCCGGGCGCGACGATCGTGGACTACCCGCGCTTCGGCTACCGCGGCGCGATGCTCGACGTCGCCCGGCACTTCCACCCGGTGTCGACGGTGAAGCGGTACATCGACGAGCTCGCCCAGTACAAGATCAACAACCTGCACCTGCACCTGGCCGACGACCAGGGCTGGCGCATCCAGATCGACAGCTGGCCCCGCCTGACGACGTACGGCGGCAGCACGCAGGTCGGCGGCGGCGCGGGCGGCTACTACACGAAGGCGCAGTACACGGACATCGTGAACTACGCGGCTTCGCGGCACATCACGGTCATCCCGGAGATCGACATGCCGGGCCACGTGAACGCGGCGCTGGCGTCGTACGCGGAGCTGAACTGCAATGGGGTCGCGCCTGCTCTGCGCACCGACACGGCGGTCGGCTACAGCTCGCTGTGCATCTCGAAGGACATCACGTACACGTTCATCGCCGACGTCCTGCGCGAACTGGCGGCCCTGACCCCGGGCCCGTACATCCACATCGGCGGCGACGAAGCCCAGTCGACGTCGGCGGCGGACTACGTGACGTTCGTGAACAAGGTGCTCCCCCTGGTGGCGGCCACGGGCAAGTCGGTGGTGGGCTGGCACGACATCGCGAAGGCTTCCCTGCCGGCTTCGGCCAGCCCGCAGTTCTGGGGGACTTCCACTTCGGACTCGGGGGTGTCGACGGCGGTTTCGCGCGGCAGCAAGGTGATCCTGTCGCCGGCGAACAAGGCGTACCTGGACATGAAGTACAACAGCTCGACCCCGATCGGCCTGTCGTGGGCCGGGTACATCGAGGTCCAGGACGCGTACGGCTGGAACCCGGGGTCGTACCTGTCGGGGGTCGGCGAGTCCGCGGTCCGCGGGGTGGAGTCACCGATGTGGACGGAAACGGTGGTGACGCCGTCGGACATCGACTACCTGGCGTTCCCGCGGCTGGCCGCGCATGCCGAACTGGGCTGGTCACCCTGGTCGACGCACGACTGGACGGCGTTCCGGACCCGCTTGGGCGCGCAGGCCCCGCGCTGGGTCGCGCAGGGAATCACCTTCTACCGGTCGTCGCAGGTTTCGTGGGACCCGGGCGGGACGACGAACCCCGGCACGTGCACGGACCCGGCTTGGAGCGCCTCGCAGGTGTACACGGGCGGGAACGTGGTGTCGCACAACGGTCACAAGTGGACGGCGCAGTGGTGGACGCAGGGCGAGGAGCCGGGCACGACGGGCCAGTGGGGAGTGTGGACCGACAACGGCGCCTGCTGAGCCGGTCGCCGGGCCCGCCACGCGGTGGGCCCGGCTCCGGCTGTGCGGACGGTCAGCACCGCACTGCACCCGGTGAAACCGGACCACCCGGCGACCCCGGCGGGCTAGGTTTGGGGCATGAGCGTTGATCTCGAGCAGGTGCGCAGCCTGTCACTGCAGGAGAACGGCCTGGCCACCGTCGCCACGACCCGGGCCGACGGCACCGTCCACTCCTCCGTCGTCAACGCCGGCGTCTTGGCGGACCCGGTGACCGGGGCCCCGGGTGTCGCGTACGTCGCCGTCGGGCGAGCGCACAAGCTCGAACTGCTGCGGCGGGCCGGGCACGCCACCGTGACCTTCCGCCGCGGCTGGAACTGGGCCTCCGTCACCGGCGCCACGCACCTCATCGGACCGGACGACCGCGACCCCGCCTTCGATGCCGCGGGCCTGCCGAAGCTCCTGCGCGACGTCTTCATCGCCGCCACCGGCACCCACGACGACTGGGACGAGTACGACCGCGTGATGGCCGAAGAGCGGCGGGTCGCGGTGTTCGTGACCGCCGACCGGATAATCGGCAACCCCTGACCCGCCCCGCCCCAGGAGTCGTACCGTTGCCCGAGTCCCCCACCCGCGTCACCACGCCGGTCAAGGTGCTGATCGGCGTCCTTCTCGTCGCCGACGCCGGCTTCGGCGCGGCTCTCGCCACCGGCCTGGTGCGCGGCCTCCCGCCGTGGCTGGTCGGCGGCGCCTACGCGGCGACCGTGCTCCTCGCCGTCGTGGCGTTCCGCGTCTCTCGCGCCCTCAGGCTCAAGCGCGGCCTCGAGGGCCTGCAGGATCTCACCTTCGGCGAGGACGGCCTCCGCGTGCCCGCGGGCACGCTCAGCACACGGCTGGTCCCGTGGTCGCAGATCGCCGACATCTCCACGCGCCGATCGGCCCGCTTCGGCGACGGCTACCTGCGCGACGCGCTCTGGGTCGACCTGGTGACCGGCGAAGGCGTCGAGAGCTCGGTGCAGCGCTACACACCCCGCGGCCGGCTCGCGCCGGCGCCACCGCAGCGACGGCAGTTCGAGCAAACGGCCATCCTCGACCCTGCGCTGTTCGACGCGGTGGTCGACCGGGTCCGGAAGGAGCTGCGCCACCGGCAGCTGCACGCCCAGCTCCGCGGCACGCCCCGCATCCGCTGAGCGGCGGTCAGCCGAGTCGACCCAGCAGCTCCTTCGGCACGATCCGCACCGGGAACGGCCGCTCAGCCTCGAACGGTTCGTCACCGGCCGCCTTGCCGACCTGCTGGTAGTGGCCGTCTTCGTCCAGCTCGAACACGGTGAGCGCGGGCTCGACCGGATCGATCACCCAGTAGCTGGGAGTGCCGAGCCGCTCGTAGACCGCCTTCTTGGTGTTGAGGTCATGGATCGCCGTGCTCGGCGACAGCACTTCGACCGCGAGAACCGGCGGTACCGGGAGGTCCTTGTCGGTGAAGTCTTCGTCCCGGCCGACCACGACGTCCGGCTGCAGCTCGATCTTGTCACCGTGATGCACCGCGAACGGCGCGACGACTACGTCGAACTCAGGCGGGCAAGAGTCGACGAGCGTTCTCCAGAGCCATACCGCGATCGTCTGGTGTCG
This genomic window from Amycolatopsis mongoliensis contains:
- a CDS encoding enoyl-CoA hydratase family protein — its product is MADELVHYDVVGGTATITLDSPHNRNALSAQLRRELSSSLAAAAADDAVRVIVLTHTGPVFCAGMDLKEARGAGAGDQGVNEFPKILEQLWTSPKPVVARLAGPARAGGIGMVAACDIAVAVPEATFAFSEVRIGVVPAVISLTVLPRLNTRAAHELFLTGDTFDARRAVEIGLLNSATSDLDAEVARFVKALAAGGPKALAETKALLSRPRPATPSEGFEEMLGLSAKFFASEEGQEGILAFAQKRKPNWVPQD
- a CDS encoding barstar family protein; protein product: MSASEQAKAAAEEAFGRGAYPHLVNSHPTVDKASTLSAFAAALSFPDYFGHNLDALYDCLTDLSWLPPGEHVLIWPGSDALRKAEPKTYLAIRSVLSDAQRALGPSGRSAGSWRLTVVLPDA
- a CDS encoding ribonuclease domain-containing protein, producing MFNRRRITAALIGLLVLVLGGWLVKDVVSDGSPATPAPSGTPGTSASAPAKGGAAVPGADSGLPVKALSALPPQAGDTWKLIEKGGPYPYPRNDDVVFENREKRLPGKKSGYYHEYTVKTPGSADRGARRLITGQAHELYYTGDHYASFVVVDPAR
- a CDS encoding quinone oxidoreductase family protein, which translates into the protein MFAVYAQEPNADSPLDSLVVGERPEPDVPDGWVRVHVKAASLNMHDLWTLRGVGIKPEQFPMILGCDGAGTLDDGSEVVLHSVINAPGWQGDDTLDPKRTLLTEKHQGTFADQVVVPARNVVPKPAALSFAEAATMGTAWLTAYRMLFVKSGLRPGQTMLVQGASGGVSTALVQLGRAAGFRVWVTGRSEEKRALASSLGAHQTFESGARLPERVDAVFETVGKATWSHSVKSLKPGGIIVVSGSTSGPDANAELQRVFFLQLRVAGSTMGTRDELTDLLAYLDLTGVRPQIGAELPFTEAPKGFRAMLDGDTAGKIVFTR
- a CDS encoding alpha/beta fold hydrolase yields the protein MTATKRPASAGPGGRSSSDPDPIRVSFRRYAGVRTRVLEVGDLTPDPELPRRSLRRRAATPHVRPSAPRLVLLHGYCDSADTWRPALEQLAAAGIPAVAVDLPGFGDAQPLRPGPMLPQLDAFATAVVREQAVLGSVVLAGNSLGGTMSLRAAQNGRLPISGVVSIAAPGFVDSWLIRTVARYPLPLRLYSALPVPVPGFLVRKVAEQVVPRLLYADSAAADALQVQRFTALFPDYRATKSRLEQARQLVAELADAYRLESVKVPLLVVACGKDKLVTAASGRQLHTLVPHSRLLVREDWGHCPQLDDPVEISELLTYFAASAVRTTQAKRAAATASETVSEDTAAG
- a CDS encoding amino acid permease, producing MTSAPGGLGSSSGIFRRKPIDQIQDTSESGGLKRTLGLWQLTAIGIGGIIGAGIFALAGSVAHGDDSAGIAGVGPAVLISFLIAGVASAAAAFSYAEFAGLIPKAGSAYTYGYAVLGEVVGWFIGWDLLLEYTAIVSVVAIGISGYFSFLLGQLGLDLPAWMLGAPGTGPGHKVDLFAALLCLLIAYLLNRGIRSAARVETVMVGIKVLIVLVVILVGFFYVKTGNYTPFAPAGFGGAVTGAATVFFAVFGYDAMSTAAEESKDAQRHMPKAILYSLAISMVLYVLACLVLTGMQKYTEIDPKSGFSTAFKSVGLSGLATVIAIGAIVGILTVLFTFLMGATRVGYSMSRDGLLPAWFGKTNQKRQVPSRMTWILGGASAIIAGVLPIGEAAELTNIGILLAFVVVCVAVIVLRYKQPNLPRTFKTPGMPVVPAIGVVFSIWLITFLQPATWIRFAVWFAIGMVIYFLYSRRHSLLNRTGVQVEKTD
- a CDS encoding nitronate monooxygenase, with amino-acid sequence MFDELTFPVIAAPMAGGPTTPELVAAVTEAGGFGFLSAGMLTPAALAAQFDRTRELTGREFGVNLFVPQPDTGADVSAHRERLQAFAREYDVELGEAKWDDDAYPAKLDVVLEKRVPVVSFTFGPPSPSDVLRLKEAGSTVVVTVTTPEAARRAADLGADALVLQGFEAGGHRSLFTDDANLPGGGAEYGVLALLRLVAARVDLPLIAAGGLVHGADVAAVLAAGAVAAQLGTVFLRADEAGTSEAHRKALALAERETAFTRAFSGRPARGLVNKFMDALSEGAPAAYPQLNHLAGPVRKASAKAGDPEAISLWAGQTYPLAYDASAAVILERLKVEARDAAARLDRLR
- a CDS encoding nuclear transport factor 2 family protein, which codes for MATVAELMEANLLQVFNERDEGRRAKAIAATYAADVTFADPEGVAAGHDELDAKAKGLLDQSPGFVFSAAGPVLVNHDLGHLAWAFGPEGAPPVVRGIDVALVEDGRIKKLYTMLLPD
- a CDS encoding MarR family winged helix-turn-helix transcriptional regulator → MTRDFEPGSPFALLSGDETAVWYAYMKVHLRLEYELNRQLREDSGLSLADYHVLVALTSEPGGRMRITGLAIRIGWERSRLSHHLKRMRERGLVETGANSEDRRVVDVVLSEAGWAALRRAAPDHVEFVRRAFLDALEPGEMPRLAASLERVYDALVEHGSLPRPNDHP
- a CDS encoding family 20 glycosylhydrolase, whose protein sequence is MSRPSRQEVPVKTPFARRLGRALAVLALIGASTTAAQLTPAAAATPALQSIVPVPASVTPAAGVAFPLVSTTKIVTEAGSAPAKDVGTYLAGVLRPSTGFALPVSDAPASVPSDSIALLLSGAPASVGAQGYQLVSTASSVTVRAQTADGLFAGVQTLRQLLPGRIESPSLQTGPWTVPGATIVDYPRFGYRGAMLDVARHFHPVSTVKRYIDELAQYKINNLHLHLADDQGWRIQIDSWPRLTTYGGSTQVGGGAGGYYTKAQYTDIVNYAASRHITVIPEIDMPGHVNAALASYAELNCNGVAPALRTDTAVGYSSLCISKDITYTFIADVLRELAALTPGPYIHIGGDEAQSTSAADYVTFVNKVLPLVAATGKSVVGWHDIAKASLPASASPQFWGTSTSDSGVSTAVSRGSKVILSPANKAYLDMKYNSSTPIGLSWAGYIEVQDAYGWNPGSYLSGVGESAVRGVESPMWTETVVTPSDIDYLAFPRLAAHAELGWSPWSTHDWTAFRTRLGAQAPRWVAQGITFYRSSQVSWDPGGTTNPGTCTDPAWSASQVYTGGNVVSHNGHKWTAQWWTQGEEPGTTGQWGVWTDNGAC
- a CDS encoding pyridoxamine 5'-phosphate oxidase family protein; translation: MSVDLEQVRSLSLQENGLATVATTRADGTVHSSVVNAGVLADPVTGAPGVAYVAVGRAHKLELLRRAGHATVTFRRGWNWASVTGATHLIGPDDRDPAFDAAGLPKLLRDVFIAATGTHDDWDEYDRVMAEERRVAVFVTADRIIGNP
- a CDS encoding PH domain-containing protein, yielding MPESPTRVTTPVKVLIGVLLVADAGFGAALATGLVRGLPPWLVGGAYAATVLLAVVAFRVSRALRLKRGLEGLQDLTFGEDGLRVPAGTLSTRLVPWSQIADISTRRSARFGDGYLRDALWVDLVTGEGVESSVQRYTPRGRLAPAPPQRRQFEQTAILDPALFDAVVDRVRKELRHRQLHAQLRGTPRIR
- a CDS encoding Uma2 family endonuclease, encoding MTVMADIEPPADSGSLTVHDLGGMPYDSRRYELIDGVLLVTPAPGRRHQTIAVWLWRTLVDSCPPEFDVVVAPFAVHHGDKIELQPDVVVGRDEDFTDKDLPVPPVLAVEVLSPSTAIHDLNTKKAVYERLGTPSYWVIDPVEPALTVFELDEDGHYQQVGKAAGDEPFEAERPFPVRIVPKELLGRLG